DNA from Prevotella sp. oral taxon 299 str. F0039:
AATAGGGTAGTATTATATTATTCAAAATCAGCACCTACAGAATACAATACTGCAGGTGCTGATTTTATGTTCACTTTTTATTTTTACTTATCTTTTTATAAAATCATATATAAAATAGTCTTCTCTTATATATGATTGTCTGCTAGATATCTTCCTAATCTAAATATTTTGGAGAATATTTAGGGGGAATAATATTTCTTTTGTCGGTTATTTTCCGATACAAAAATGTTTGAAGATATTTCCGAGGACCTCGTTTGAGGTGATAAAACCACCTGTAATTTCTGCAAGAGATACTAGACATTGACGTAGGTCTTCGCTTAAAAGATCTCCACTCAAGTCGTTATTGATACCTTCAATTACTCTCTCAATACTTTCTTGAGCTCGTATCAGTGCCTCATAGTGGCGTGCATTTGTTACAATAACATCATTTTCGTGAACATCAGGAATGTCTGCAGCGGTATAAATGGTTTCTTCAAGACATTCTATATTTTCTTTGAATTTAGCAGAGATAGATACAATCGGAGCTATGTCCTTAATTCCGTCGATCGGGAAAGATAGCTGTTTTTCATCAGACTTATTGCAAACAATGATTAGTTTCTTGTTTATTGTTTGTTTTTGCATCTCCACTATTTCTTCTTTTGTTGGTATTTCATCAACAACCCATAAGATAATTATGGCTTCCGACAACTTCTTATAGGTTCGTTCAATACCTAAATTTTCAACCGTATCGTCTGTATTTCTAATACCTGCAGTGTCAATGAATCTAAAGGTGATATTGTTTATTTCTATGGTATCTTCAATTACATCTCGTGTAGTTCCATGTATATCACTAACAATTGCTCGTTCTTCTTTAAGTAAACAGTTTAATAATGTACTTTTACCCACATTTGTTTTACCGATAATTGCTACAGAAATACCATTTTTTATTGCTTGTCCAGTTTCAAAAGATTTGGCTAAAGTCTTTATTTTTTTATTGATATGTTGAGCTAATTCTGCCAATTCCTCTCTATCTGCAAAGGTTACATCTTGGTCACTAAAGTCGAGCTCCAGTTCTATTAATGAGGTTATCTTCAATAATTTCTTTCTCAGTTCAGTCAATTCTGAAGAGAAATAGCCACGCAATTGTCCTAATGCAAGTTGATGAGTAGCTTTATTCGTAGATGCAATAAGGTCAGCAACTGCTTCTGCCTGACTCAAGTCCATTTTGCCATTTAAGAATGAACGTTGTGTAAATTCGCCAGGAAGAGCCTGTCTACAACCTCTTTTAATAAGATTTTGGAGAATCGTATTGATGATATAAGTTGAACCATGACACGAAATTTCTATGGTGTTTTCTCCTGTATAGCTGTGTGGAGCACGAAAAACAGAAACTAAAACTTCATCTATAATGTTCCCTTCTTCATCTTTAATATTGCCAAATATAATTCGTTGAGCAGCCATCTCTTCCAGTTCTTTACCCGAAGCTGCTTCAAAACATTTTGCAACAATGTTAATTGCATTTTCTCCAGAGATACGAATTACACCAATTGCTCCACCTTTTGCAGTGGCAAGTGCACATATTGTGTCGTTGTTGTTCATTTTATATATCTTAGAATTAGAACATTCTTTTGTTCTTTTGTGTGAATGAGAAGTTAATCCCTTACTGAAAGAGTGATTATTTTTGATATTCTTTTGGGCTTGATATTTAGATGTGGTTAAATTCTGTTGAGAACTCGTTCTATGAGTCCATCTATAGAATTCTTATAGTTAGAGTTTACTTCTTTTGCTCGTCGGTTTGCAATCACCATGCAACATGTCATTGCTTTGTGATTCATAAGCTTTGCTAAGCCCGCAAGAGCACTACTTTCCATCTCAAAATTGGTAATTTTATAGCCATTGTATTCAAATTCTTCAATTTTTTTATTCTGATTAGGGTCGGCTAGTGGGATTCTTAGTTCTCTTCCTTGCGGACCAAAGAAACCACCGCATGCAATGGTAACACCTTTTACCATATCATCTTTGGCAATTCGCTCTATTAATTCTTTGTCTGCATCTATAACATAAGGAGCAGCTAACAATTCATTCCAATTCATGTGTTTCTTAAAAGCAGCTTCAAAATCAAGATCACATGCTTCATTTCTGCCTGCATAAAAGTTTAATAAACCATCGAAACCAATGCTCTTTTCACTTGCAATATATGTTCCTGTAGGCACATATTCTTGCAATCCTCCACAAGTTCCAATGCGTACGAGTGTTAGCTGTCTAAGATTCTCTTTCTCTTTTCGTGTTTCAAAATCAATATTTGCAAGAGCATCTAATTCATTCACCACAATGTCTATGTTGTCACAACCAATACCTGTACTTACAACCGTAATTCGTTTATCCTTATAAACTCCTGTTACGCTTTTAAATTCACGGTTACTTACTTCACATTCAATACTATCAAAGAAACTTGAAACTTGTTCAACTCTTCCTGGGTCGCCAACAAGTATAACCTTATCTGCAAGATGTTGAGGTTTAAGATGTAGGTGAAAAACGCTTCCATCTTGATTGATGATAAGTTCTGAAGGTGCAAAATACTTACTCATGGTCTTATATTTTATGTGTTTATTAATTGAGTTCTAGCTCTCGAATGCGTTGTTCAAGTTCTTTTTGCTCAGCTAAATGTTTCGTAAGTTGGTTTTCAATAAAAAGAATATCTTGTTTTAAAGATGACAGTGTTGCTTTATTGGCTTGTTTATATTGCATTCTTAAATTATCTAGTTCACTCTTTTGTTTTGCAACCAATTGCTTGCTATCTTCTAGTTTTGTAAATAATTGCTTACTCTTGTTAGACTTAAACTGCTTCAATGATGTATATTTTATATTATCATTCACAATAAAAAGAATAGTTTCTCCATCTTTATTGTTCTTATTCCTTAGGTTCCTAAGGCGTTCTAAACTGCGCATAGCCTCTTGTTTGTTACCAAATTTCCAGGTATCTTGAATACTATTTAATTGTGCTATTTTTTTTATTGTATTGCTATCGAAGCCTTCTTGTGTCAGCTTTAAGCGATTTTTATTTGGTACAAAGATGTAAATACAAACCTTATTTGCAGGTTGATAACGATCAGATACGAGCCAACCTAGATTGTATCTTTCGTCAATTGCCAAAAAATAGTCGTTTGCGGTAGAATTATATGGTAGCCCATAGTTGTCTGGAATATAAAAAACACCTTTGTCAGTATCTAGTCGTGTAGTGTAGATATCAAATCCTCCGATGCTATTATCTCCTTTTGCTGAGAAGAATAAGGTTGTGGCATCAGGTGTTAAGAAGGGGAAATTGATGTCAGAAAATAAAGCATTTAGTTCAGAAAGGGGACGTTTTTGTTCCCATTTGGAATTGATATAATGGGCAAGGAAAAGTTTTCTTCCTGAAACAGAGTCGCCAACAGCATATACCTTTTTATTATTTAATGCATTTATAAACCATGCATTATTGTTTTCTATGCCAACATAACCATTGTCGTTTTGCAAATCTAGATGTTCTAGAAATGATTCTTTATCAACCACAATGCTATCAATTACCAATAATTTATCGGTATTTGGAAGCATAGATGTAAACAAACTATTGTCTGTTTTTTTCTCAGTAATAGCTACTTTTGTTTTTGTTTCTTTCTTTTTTGCTATTGATTTAGACTGTGCATGAGTATTAGTAAATGTAAAAAAACAGCAAAGTAGAAATAATATATATTGTTTCATAGATATGTCTTTGTGTAAATTGAACTTTTGGAATTTCTTTTGTCTGCTTCTTTATTCTATTATCACTAATAAGAAGAACCAGCAATAAGCTCTCTAAATAACAAATACTTTTTATGCAAATATACATATTATTTTGTATTAAAACTTATTTGAATGCAATTTAAAAGGTATGGCGTTACTTAAAGTTCTATTCCAGTTCTATTCAGAAAAAAGTTTATTCTCTAAAGAAAGTAGCATTGATAGGAGTATGGTTTCCTGCTACTTTCTTAGATGTGGGTATCATTCTTATTTAATGTTCTATTGCACTGGCGTCTTTACAACCATAAATAAAGAAGGCTTATTTAAAGCTAAGCTCTTCTTTATTGGGCACTTTTCCAACCGAGATAGTATCTCCAAGTTTGATACTCTCAGACAAAATAAGCTCTGAAATACCATTTTCAATATAGGTTTGAATGGCTCTTTTAAGTGGACGAGCACCAAATTGAACGTCATAACCCTTTTTAGCAACGAACTCTTTAGCCTTATCTGATATTTCAATCTGGTAGCCAATTTGTTCAATTCGCTTTGTTAGCGAAGCAAGTTCGATATCGGTAATCTTTAGAATCGCATCGAGATCGAGTTGATCGAACATCACAATTTCGTCGAGACGGTTTAAAAATTCAGGAGCGAATTGTTTGCTTAAGCTCTTTTGAATAATTCCTCTTGCATATTCTTTGTCACTTTCGTTGATATCACTTCCAAACGAACCGCCAGCGTTAAAGCCCACACCTCGTCCAAAATCTTTAAGTTGTCGAGTACCAGCATTTGAGGTCATGATGATAATTGTGTTACGAAAATCAACAATTCTACCATTTCCATCAGTCAAACGACCTTCGTCTAACACTTGCAAAAGCATATTGAATACATTGCCATGAGCCTTTTCTATTTCGTCGAGCAGAATGATAGAGTAGGGCTTTCTGCGCACTTTTTCGGTTAATTGTCCACCTTCTTCGTAACCAACATACCCTGGAGGGGCACCAATTAAGCGTGAAGTGTTAAAGCCTTCGCTATATTCACTCATGTCTATTCTTATCAAAGCATCGTCAGAACCAAACATAATTTGAGCCAACTTCTTAGCTAAATGTGTTTTGCCAATACCCGTTGGACCTAAGAACATGAACACTCCGATAGGGTGATTAGGGTCTTTTAAGCCTACACGATTGCGTTGAATAGCTTTTACAACTTTGTCGATAGCGTTGTCTTGTGCAATAACTGTTTTCTTAAGTGTGTCGCTCATCGCTTTAAGTCTACTGCCTTCAGCTTCTGCAATGCGTTCAACAGGAACACCAGTCATTATAGATACCGTTTCGCTCACTTCCTTTTCGGTTACGATATCAATGTCTTTGTATTCACCTTTAGTCCAAGCTGCGTTCAATTCGTCGAGTTCTTTTTCTAAAGCGCACACCTTATCTCTATAATTGGCAGCGAGTTCATAGTTCTGATTCTTAACAGCTGTGGTTTTCTTAGCATTTGCTTCTTTTATTTCTTTTTCCTTTTCTTCAACCTCTTTGGGCACTTTTAGGTTGCGCAAGTGCACTTTCGAACCCACTTCGTCCATCACATCGATTGCTTTATCAGGGAAAAAGCGGTCGTTAATATATCGTTCTGACAGATTGACGCATGCTTTTAAGGCATCGTCAGTGTATTGAACGTGGTGATGTTGTTCGTATCTATCCTTTATGTTCGATAGAATTTGTAGCGTTTCTTGTGCTGTTGTTTGTTCAATGATAATCTTTTGGAAACGTCGTTCCAATGCTCCATCTTTCTCAATGCTGTTTCTATATTCATCAAGAGTGGTGGCTCCAATACATTGAATACCTCCTCTTGCCAACTCAGGTTTCATGATATTGGCTGCATCCATACTGCCTGGAGTTCCTCCTGCACCAATTATTGTGTGTATTTCGTCGATAAATACAATTATTTCGGGATGCTCTTTCAATTCCTTCAGTAAGGCTTTAATGCGGTCTTCAAATTGTCCACGATACTTCGTTCCTGCCACAATAGATGCCATGTTGAGTGCTACAATCTTTTTATTAAATAGCACAGGAGATGTTTTTCGTTGAACAATAAGTTGCGCAAGATTTTCAACAATGGCACTTTTGCCCACACCTGGCTCACCTATAAGTATAGGATTGTTTTTCTTTCTACGACAAAGAATCTCTGCAAGACGTAGAATTTCACGCTCTCTTCCTACCACAGGATCAAGTAATCCCTCGCTTGCCGCCTTGGTTAAGTCGGTAGAAAAGTTGTCGAGTATAGGTGTTTTACTTTTTGTTTGTTCTGTTTTTGTGGTAGTACTTCCTGCACTTTCACGGCGAGAAGAACTAAAATTGTTGTCTTCAGATAGTTCTTCTTCCTCGTCTCCAGATAGCTCTAGTCCATCGGTTTGAGGTTTAGTACTGGGATATAGAAATTCTTTTGTATTATCGTAGTTCATATTGTTCGATTCTAAAACAATTTTAGCGTTGTTTAAATAGCTATCGTGTAGAATGGCTAAGAGGACGTGTTGAATATCAACTATTTGCAAATGAAGGAGTCGTGCTTCAACAATTGCAAGTTTTAAGATGTTGTTTGCTTTGTCGTTAAGGGCAACATCTGTGCTGAAAAGTGTGTTAGAGCTGTTTTCGTTTTGTATCTTTTCTTCGAGTTGCGCTCTAATGTCGTCTTTATTTATACGCTTTTCTGTGAATAAGTTGTTGATATATTGATTGTTATCCTTTATTATTCCTAGCAACAAATGTTCTGGACCTATCGATCCACTAGCAAGCCTTAAGGCTTCTGCTTTACTGAAAGCAAGGATCTCAGACACTCTTGGTGAGAATTGATTGGTCATTATTGTTTACCTTTCTTTTATATATATTATGTGTAATGATTTGCAAAGTCTGTGCCAATTACTCAGAAAAGGTGCTACTTTTAGCAAAATAATGACATTAAAGTGTTGTTTGTTTTATGTCGATGCTTCTCTTTTTTGTGAAACTTAACGATTGTAGTTGGATATATAGTTAATGTATCTAAATAGAGCTTCGCTTTTATTCTTCATAAATGGAATTGTTGACAAGAGATAAAAGTTTAGGAGAAGATAAGAGAAATAGAGGAAAAAGAAAATTAATTGGGGCTTAGTTAGTTTTTAGTATGATGTAATTCTTTTTGGTGTGTAATGGTATTTTATTGGTATTGAATTGGTTATATCTTGTTCTGGGTGAGAATATATTTCTAATTACTTGCTCTTTTTCTTTTAAATGCGATCGAATTGCTTAATAAAATCATTGCTTTTGCACTTCAAAGTCAATGCTTTTATATGCTAAAACGACTGCTTTTGTAGGCTAAAAGCAATGTTATAGTTATGTAATGGCATTACTTTAAGTGAGGGAAAGGTAATAACTCCTTTTAATAGGAGTCAGTTCGGGACAACTTTTTTGAAATGTTGTACTTCCGATATGTTTGGAATTACTCTTTTCCTTATACATTTTATCCCGAACTGGCATATTATTCTGTTTAGAAGGATAGACTTAAACCAGCTTCAACAGTTGAATACATCTTTCTAACGGGAACAATTGGAGCTGTGTCATATATGAAACGATAGGCAACATTAACACCCACCTTAGGTGTGATGTTGTATTTAAGGTCTACTGCACCTCCTATTCGTGGCTTATTAAAGTTCTTATCTGGCTTGGCTTGATGAATAGCAGTGGTGGTTAGGTTCCAATGATCGTCTATATGATGCTTGAAACTGATTGACAAATGTGTCTTAATACTACGGCTATAAGCATATAAAGGACCTGCATTAGGGGTTGGATTTTCCCACTTCTCAAATTCGTAAAAAAGTCCAGCAGTTGCAAACATGAGGAATTTTTCTTTGTTTATTAATCTATATCGTGATTGCAATCCAGTAGAAACCTTATATGTCATGCCTCGGCTTTCTGCCCATTGTGATTCAGCATAAGGATAAATTTCAAAGGCACGATTTAATAAATAACGATATTCTGCATGTACATATCCTCCGCTTACTATGATTTTCTTGCCGTAAGTAGAAAGTTCTAATTTATTAATCAAATTAATGACACGCTGATGGTTTATTAATAAATTGAGATTAGCAGTGTTCTTAAACGTAAGAATATTCTCTTTTTCGGTCTTAAAATCCAATACTGGTAATAAAGAACCTTGTATTGTCTTTGTACTGTCTATATCCATTGTAAGATTTTCAGAGAAGAGCATTTGAGAATATATTGAAAGATGAGATGCTAATATCAATAATAGTGATAAAAATATTTTCTTTTTCATATAGATGAGGGTGTTTCTGTGTTATTACATATAAAAAGTAGAGATGCATTGCTTAGGCATCCCTACATATTAACTTAATATTGTTTTTATCTTTATTTGTCAATAAATTGAATCTCTTTGTTTAATTTATTAATCTTAGTTTTGAGCTTATCTATATTTTTTTCTATCTTACTCAAATCTTTTTGGTTTTTAGCTAACTTTTTATTGATATCTTTTGTTTCTTCAAGTTTCTTAATAATGCCTTTTGCTTCCTTTACAGTGCTTGAAGGATCTGATGTGGTGAAACCCATTGTTGCAGTATTTGCGTCAGCATCAACGCTAGCAGCCTTACTAATAAGAGCGTTGTGTTCAAGGTTCTTTTTTTCTAATTCGATTTGTAGTTTATTCAGTTTGGCTGTTAATTCCAGCACTTTTTGTTGTTCTTTTAGGGTTTTGACACTTGCTATATCCTGAGAAAAACTACAAACTACGGATAATATCATTATCCCAATTAAAAATAATCTTTTCATACTTAATGCTAATTCTAAATTTGTAAAATACTAAATATACAATCTCTTTTATATACTATTTGAAGTTTGTTCGGCACAAAGGTATATATTTCCCCTGAATAAAAAATAAAAAAAGAGTTTGTGTAGAATTTATTATCATTTATTTCTTATTCTTTTTTCTTTTTTCTTTTTTCTGTGTCCAATTGAGATTGTTTACTACCTTCGCTCTTGGGTGTTTGGGGTAAGGTGTCGGGTGGTATTTCTGTTGTAGGTTTTAGCTTCTCTTGGCAACCCAAAATCATGTTGAGGATTTGTTGTTCGTGAATGTTGGGCAAGTTGTTGTCGTTATAGCTTTTAATTGATTGCTCGAAGGCATTGAGTGCCAACTGCCATTCTTCGTTAAAGAGATGGCAAAAGCCTATTCTATAATAGATATAACCCTTCTCTTTGTTGTCGGATAGGGGCAAGCCTTGCTCGAAATTGCTGAGAGCTTGTTTGTAGTTTTGCTCTTGAAAGTGACTTTCTGCGTTGATAAAATAATACACTGCTTGCTCACGAGGGGCGAAAACGATGAGCGATTGCAAAAGAGTGTCGAGCGTTTCGGTGGTTTTCTTAAAATCGTTGTCGTGATAATAGCACACAGCCATATATGCTTTAAATCGAGGATTTAAAACATATCTATTGTTGAGTTGTTCGAAAAAGAGTAGTGCCTCGTGATATTTGCTTCCTTGATAATAATCTATAGCTTTTGCTAAAAGCTCTTTATCGTTGTTTTGTTGACGTTTATTTTGTGCCAAAATGCAGGTAGGCAAGATTATGAACAAGAGGAGTGCAACAAGCTGTTTGACTCTAATGATCATTCAATTACTTGGTGTAGAAATTAATAACATCGGTTAATGCCTTGCGGCAAACAGTGCAAAAATTAGGAATGTCGTTTGCTCTCATTCGGCAATTACGTTCGCCTCGATACACACCTTTTAGCGAATAGCCTGCGCCCTCGAATGCTCCGAGTGTGTATTTTTTATTGTTGAGCGGTGTAGGTATGGGTGTTTGGGGGTCTAATAGGTTTTTCCATTTCTTGTCGAACTGCACCAATGTGGTGATATTAGGCTCCCATGGCTCAATATCTAACGGATACATGTTGAGCTGTTCTTGCTCGTATGCATACTCATCTGCTAGTCCTGCAAAGCTATGTCCAAACTCATGAACCACCACAGGCAAGAAAGATTTGTGGTTACAGCTAGATAAATTATAGAAATTAAGAATGCCACCGCCACCATATTCAGATGTGTTTACAAGTATAATAATGTGCTCGTAGGGTAAACCAGCAAGCCATTGATGAATCTTTTTAACATGAAGTGTGGTTAAATAGCGATCGCTATAAAAGGTATCGAAGCTGCTTTGTAGGGCAGTTTCTTTCCAAATGCCTTTTGAAGGGATGCTTGTTCCACTGTCTTTAGAAGGAGATTTTACTGCTATGATATTGAATTTGCTTTGCAATTCTTTAAAAGGTTCGTGAGCAAACAAAGCCTCAGTGGCTCTTTTTGCATCGTTTATAAAAGCTGGCATCTCGCTTTCTGTATAGCCTTCTGCAAGATATGCTATTTTAATACACTTATTGGTGTCGGCTGCTTGATGTATAGTTTCGAAAGGGGTGAGGTCTTTCAATCCATCTTGACGAATGAGAATGTCGTTGGGATTGATAGTGTGTGTAAACGAAATGGTTTTCTCTCGTCGATTATTAATCATGTATACTTCTACATCTACAGCCTCTTTAGGCATAGGAATAAGTAGAACATTTTCGAAACTTCTATCTACTTTCAACGCTTCGTCGTAGGTAATCCATTCTTGAAACAAGGTAGAGAACGAGTTAAGATAAATAAGTTGCTTTGTATTATGTAGGCGAACGGCTATTTGTGCGTTGCCTTCTACGG
Protein-coding regions in this window:
- a CDS encoding M64 family metallopeptidase translates to MRHITLLLVVIFCAMTSKAQDFNKLFSDSTLRIAYTFSGNAHKQSIALDQLTMSPRWFGKRQNLNKIPVEGNAQIAVRLHNTKQLIYLNSFSTLFQEWITYDEALKVDRSFENVLLIPMPKEAVDVEVYMINNRREKTISFTHTINPNDILIRQDGLKDLTPFETIHQAADTNKCIKIAYLAEGYTESEMPAFINDAKRATEALFAHEPFKELQSKFNIIAVKSPSKDSGTSIPSKGIWKETALQSSFDTFYSDRYLTTLHVKKIHQWLAGLPYEHIIILVNTSEYGGGGILNFYNLSSCNHKSFLPVVVHEFGHSFAGLADEYAYEQEQLNMYPLDIEPWEPNITTLVQFDKKWKNLLDPQTPIPTPLNNKKYTLGAFEGAGYSLKGVYRGERNCRMRANDIPNFCTVCRKALTDVINFYTK
- a CDS encoding DUF481 domain-containing protein; this translates as MKKKIFLSLLLILASHLSIYSQMLFSENLTMDIDSTKTIQGSLLPVLDFKTEKENILTFKNTANLNLLINHQRVINLINKLELSTYGKKIIVSGGYVHAEYRYLLNRAFEIYPYAESQWAESRGMTYKVSTGLQSRYRLINKEKFLMFATAGLFYEFEKWENPTPNAGPLYAYSRSIKTHLSISFKHHIDDHWNLTTTAIHQAKPDKNFNKPRIGGAVDLKYNITPKVGVNVAYRFIYDTAPIVPVRKMYSTVEAGLSLSF
- the mnmE gene encoding tRNA uridine-5-carboxymethylaminomethyl(34) synthesis GTPase MnmE, with the translated sequence MNNNDTICALATAKGGAIGVIRISGENAINIVAKCFEAASGKELEEMAAQRIIFGNIKDEEGNIIDEVLVSVFRAPHSYTGENTIEISCHGSTYIINTILQNLIKRGCRQALPGEFTQRSFLNGKMDLSQAEAVADLIASTNKATHQLALGQLRGYFSSELTELRKKLLKITSLIELELDFSDQDVTFADREELAELAQHINKKIKTLAKSFETGQAIKNGISVAIIGKTNVGKSTLLNCLLKEERAIVSDIHGTTRDVIEDTIEINNITFRFIDTAGIRNTDDTVENLGIERTYKKLSEAIIILWVVDEIPTKEEIVEMQKQTINKKLIIVCNKSDEKQLSFPIDGIKDIAPIVSISAKFKENIECLEETIYTAADIPDVHENDVIVTNARHYEALIRAQESIERVIEGINNDLSGDLLSEDLRQCLVSLAEITGGFITSNEVLGNIFKHFCIGK
- a CDS encoding nucleoside phosphorylase, translating into MSKYFAPSELIINQDGSVFHLHLKPQHLADKVILVGDPGRVEQVSSFFDSIECEVSNREFKSVTGVYKDKRITVVSTGIGCDNIDIVVNELDALANIDFETRKEKENLRQLTLVRIGTCGGLQEYVPTGTYIASEKSIGFDGLLNFYAGRNEACDLDFEAAFKKHMNWNELLAAPYVIDADKELIERIAKDDMVKGVTIACGGFFGPQGRELRIPLADPNQNKKIEEFEYNGYKITNFEMESSALAGLAKLMNHKAMTCCMVIANRRAKEVNSNYKNSIDGLIERVLNRI
- a CDS encoding M48 family metallopeptidase; this translates as MAQNKRQQNNDKELLAKAIDYYQGSKYHEALLFFEQLNNRYVLNPRFKAYMAVCYYHDNDFKKTTETLDTLLQSLIVFAPREQAVYYFINAESHFQEQNYKQALSNFEQGLPLSDNKEKGYIYYRIGFCHLFNEEWQLALNAFEQSIKSYNDNNLPNIHEQQILNMILGCQEKLKPTTEIPPDTLPQTPKSEGSKQSQLDTEKRKKKKE
- a CDS encoding ATP-dependent Clp protease ATP-binding subunit, which encodes MTNQFSPRVSEILAFSKAEALRLASGSIGPEHLLLGIIKDNNQYINNLFTEKRINKDDIRAQLEEKIQNENSSNTLFSTDVALNDKANNILKLAIVEARLLHLQIVDIQHVLLAILHDSYLNNAKIVLESNNMNYDNTKEFLYPSTKPQTDGLELSGDEEEELSEDNNFSSSRRESAGSTTTKTEQTKSKTPILDNFSTDLTKAASEGLLDPVVGREREILRLAEILCRRKKNNPILIGEPGVGKSAIVENLAQLIVQRKTSPVLFNKKIVALNMASIVAGTKYRGQFEDRIKALLKELKEHPEIIVFIDEIHTIIGAGGTPGSMDAANIMKPELARGGIQCIGATTLDEYRNSIEKDGALERRFQKIIIEQTTAQETLQILSNIKDRYEQHHHVQYTDDALKACVNLSERYINDRFFPDKAIDVMDEVGSKVHLRNLKVPKEVEEKEKEIKEANAKKTTAVKNQNYELAANYRDKVCALEKELDELNAAWTKGEYKDIDIVTEKEVSETVSIMTGVPVERIAEAEGSRLKAMSDTLKKTVIAQDNAIDKVVKAIQRNRVGLKDPNHPIGVFMFLGPTGIGKTHLAKKLAQIMFGSDDALIRIDMSEYSEGFNTSRLIGAPPGYVGYEEGGQLTEKVRRKPYSIILLDEIEKAHGNVFNMLLQVLDEGRLTDGNGRIVDFRNTIIIMTSNAGTRQLKDFGRGVGFNAGGSFGSDINESDKEYARGIIQKSLSKQFAPEFLNRLDEIVMFDQLDLDAILKITDIELASLTKRIEQIGYQIEISDKAKEFVAKKGYDVQFGARPLKRAIQTYIENGISELILSESIKLGDTISVGKVPNKEELSFK